From the genome of Microtus pennsylvanicus isolate mMicPen1 chromosome 17, mMicPen1.hap1, whole genome shotgun sequence:
tttttcaggtACTCAATATCTACTATAATATACAAAGATTTTAACAGATTGTTGCATACAAAAAGTTTTGCTCTTATATAAAGTACAAAATTTGATCACACTGAAAATTTATAGGATTATTCTGCAATATGAATTTTCTTATGATTTAGattattcatacatgcaaatgctttaccacactgattacattcatagagtttatgTCCAGTGTGTGATCTTTCATGCATTTAGAGTACTGTGaagtgaaaaggctttaccacactcattacattcatagggtttctctccagaaaCTGTTAGTTCatgtctttgaagatgactgtgataaACAAAGAATTAACACACTAATTACAGTCATAATGTTTCTCTATGGTATgggtttcttttatgttttcgaAGACTACCTTGACATGTAAAGGCTGATTACATtcaacactgattacattcaaagggtttctctccagtatgggttttttttttatgtctttgggGACTACTGTGATGAGCAAAGGCTCTACCActctggttacattcatagggcttcactccagtatggcttcttttattcctttgatgatctgtggcatgcaaaggctttaccacagtgattacatttatatggtttctctccagtatggcttcttttatgTCTTCGTAGATTACTGTAACGTGCAAAGGctctaccacactgattacattcatagggattctctccagtatggctcctTTCATGAACTTGTAGATGACTCTGTTGTACAAAGGctctaccacactgattacattcatagggtttctctccagtatgggttctttcatgaatttttagATGACTGTggcgtgcaaaggctttaccacagtgattacattcatagggtttctctccaatatgggttctttcatgactttgtagataactgtggcgtggaaaggctttaccacagtgattacattcatagggtttctctccagtatggctcctttcatgtctttgtagataactgtggcatgcaaaggctttgccacactgattgcattcatagggtttctctccagtatggcttctttcgtGCGTTTGTAGATGACTAtattgtgcaaaggctttaccacagtgatagcattcatagggtttctctccagtatgtgttctttcatgaaCTTGTAGATGACTGTGttttgcaaaggctttaccacactgattacattcatatggtttctctccagtatggctcctTTCATGAACTTGTAGATGACTCTGTTGTACAAAGGctctaccacactgattacattcatagggtttctctccagtatgggttctttcatgaatttttagATGACTGTggcgtgcaaaggctttaccacagtgattacattcatagggtttctctccagtatgggttctttcatgaatttttagATGACTGTggcgtgcaaaggctttaccacagtgattacattcatagggtttctctccagtatggcttctttcatgaatttttaaatgagtgtgatgagcaaaggctttaccacactgattacattcatgtcGTTTCTCTCCAGTgtatgttcttttatgcatttgaagaggaCTGTgttgtgaaaaggctttaccacactcattttCTTCATAGGGTTTCAATCTAGTATGTGTTTTCTCATGCCTGTGAAGATGACTGTCACATGTGA
Proteins encoded in this window:
- the LOC142836862 gene encoding uncharacterized protein LOC142836862 isoform X6; its protein translation is MHINFTLEEWALLDPSQENLYKDVMGEIYWNLASIGYSWKDHNIEEHCQSSRRHERHERSPGEKRHECNQCGKAFAHHTHLKIHERSHTGEKPYECNHCGKAFARHSHLKIHERTHTGEKPYECNHCGKAFARHSHLKIHERTHTGEKPYECNQCGRAFVQQSHLQVHERSHTGEKPYECNQCGKAFAKHSHLQVHERTHTGEKPYECYHCGKAFAQYSHLQTHERSHTGEKPYECNQCGKAFACHSYLQRHERSHTGEKPYECNHCGKAFPRHSYLQSHERTHIGEKPYECNHCGKAFARHSHLKIHERTHTGEKPYECNQCGRAFVQQSHLQVHERSHTGENPYECNQCGRAFARYSNLRRHKRSHTGEKPYKCNHCGKAFACHRSSKE
- the LOC142836862 gene encoding uncharacterized protein LOC142836862 isoform X5, producing the protein MHINFTLEEWALLDPSQENLYKDVMGEIYWNLASIGYSWKDHNIEEHCQSSRRHESHLHRHEKTHTRLKPYEENECGKAFSQHSPLQMHKRTYTGEKRHECNQCGKAFAHHTHLKIHERSHTGEKPYECNHCGKAFARHSHLKIHERTHTGEKPYECNHCGKAFARHSHLKIHERTHTGEKPYECNQCGRAFVQQSHLQVHERSHTGEKPYECNQCGKAFAKHSHLQVHERTHTGEKPYECYHCGKAFAQYSHLQTHERSHTGEKPYECNQCGKAFACHSYLQRHERSHTGEKPYECNHCGKAFPRHSYLQSHERTHIGEKPYECNHCGKAFARHSHLKIHERTHTGEKPYECNQCGRAFVQQSHLQVHERSHTGENPYECNQCGRAFARYSNLRRHKRSHTGEKPYKCNHCGKAFACHRSSKE
- the LOC142836862 gene encoding uncharacterized protein LOC142836862 isoform X3 — its product is MHINFTLEEWALLDPSQENLYKDVMGEIYWNLASIGYSWKDHNIEEHCQSSRRHERHERSQSREKTSGYTECVKAFTCDSHLHRHEKTHTRLKPYEENECGKAFSQHSPLQMHKRTYTGEKRHECNQCGKAFAHHTHLKIHERSHTGEKPYECNHCGKAFARHSHLKIHERTHTGEKPYECNHCGKAFARHSHLKIHERTHTGEKPYECNQCGRAFVQQSHLQVHERSHTGEKPYECNQCGKAFAKHSHLQVHERTHTGEKPYECYHCGKAFAQYSHLQTHERSHTGEKPYECNQCGKAFACHSYLQRHERSHTGEKPYECNHCGKAFPRHSYLQSHERTHIGEKPYECNHCGKAFARHSHLKIHERTHTGEKPYECNQCGRAFVQQSHLQVHERSHTGENPYECNQCGRAFARYSNLRRHKRSHTGEKPYKCNHCGKAFACHSHLKIHERSHTGKKPYECNHCGKAFAHHTHLKIHERTHNGEKPYECNHCAKAFARHSNLLTHKRSHTGKKPYECNQCGKAFAKHSRLQVHERTHTGEKPYECNHCGKAFACHSYLQVHERTHTGQKPYECNHCGKAFAQYSHLQMHERSHTGEKPYECNQCGKAFARHSYLQSHERSHTGEKPYECNQCGKAFARHSYLQIHERTHTGEKPYECNHCGKAFACHSYLQSHERSHTGEKPYECNHCGKAFARHSNL
- the LOC142836862 gene encoding uncharacterized protein LOC142836862 isoform X2; this translates as MHINFTLEEWALLDPSQENLYKDVMGEIYWNLASIGYSWKDHNIEEHCQSSRRHERHEKTHTRLKPYEENECGKAFSQHSPLQMHKRTYTGEKRHECNQCGKAFAHHTHLKIHERSHTGEKPYECNHCGKAFARHSHLKIHERTHTGEKPYECNHCGKAFARHSHLKIHERTHTGEKPYECNQCGRAFVQQSHLQVHERSHTGEKPYECNQCGKAFAKHSHLQVHERTHTGEKPYECYHCGKAFAQYSHLQTHERSHTGEKPYECNQCGKAFACHSYLQRHERSHTGEKPYECNHCGKAFPRHSYLQSHERTHIGEKPYECNHCGKAFARHSHLKIHERTHTGEKPYECNQCGRAFVQQSHLQVHERSHTGENPYECNQCGRAFARYSNLRRHKRSHTGEKPYKCNHCGKAFASFSQHNPLQMHKRTYTGEKRHECNQCGRAFAHHTHLKIHERSHTGKKPYECNHCGKAFAHHTHLKIHERTHNGEKPYECNHCAKAFARHSNLLTHKRSHTGKKPYECNQCGKAFAKHSRLQVHERTHTGEKPYECNHCGKAFACHSYLQVHERTHTGQKPYECNHCGKAFAQYSHLQMHERSHTGEKPYECNQCGKAFARHSYLQSHERSHTGEKPYECNQCGKAFARHSYLQIHERTHTGEKPYECNHCGKAFACHSYLQSHERSHTGEKPYECNHCGKAFARHSNL
- the LOC142836862 gene encoding uncharacterized protein LOC142836862 isoform X4, which encodes MHINFTLEEWALLDPSQENLYKDVMGEIYWNLASIGYSWKDHNIEEHCQSSRRHERHEKTHTRLKPYEENECGKAFSQHSPLQMHKRTYTGEKRHECNQCGKAFAHHTHLKIHERSHTGEKPYECNHCGKAFARHSHLKIHERTHTGEKPYECNHCGKAFARHSHLKIHERTHTGEKPYECNQCGRAFVQQSHLQVHERSHTGEKPYECNQCGKAFAKHSHLQVHERTHTGEKPYECYHCGKAFAQYSHLQTHERSHTGEKPYECNQCGKAFACHSYLQRHERSHTGEKPYECNHCGKAFPRHSYLQSHERTHIGEKPYECNHCGKAFARHSHLKIHERTHTGEKPYECNQCGRAFVQQSHLQVHERSHTGENPYECNQCGRAFARYSNLRRHKRSHTGEKPYECNQCGRAFAHHTHLKIHERSHTGKKPYECNHCGKAFAHHTHLKIHERTHNGEKPYECNHCAKAFARHSNLLTHKRSHTGKKPYECNQCGKAFAKHSRLQVHERTHTGEKPYECNHCGKAFACHSYLQVHERTHTGQKPYECNHCGKAFAQYSHLQMHERSHTGEKPYECNQCGKAFARHSYLQSHERSHTGEKPYECNQCGKAFARHSYLQIHERTHTGEKPYECNHCGKAFACHSYLQSHERSHTGEKPYECNHCGKAFARHSNL